The DNA window GGGTTTCCTGGCCGGGTTTCGACCGCTTCTGGGGCAATGTGTTTCGCGACCTACTGCCGCATTCGGCAACCGAGGATGCGTCGCTGACCTTTGATCCGACCAATCGCGAACTGGAAGTGATCTATCGCCTGCCTTCGAGCGAAGATGCAAAAACGAAGCCACCGGCGCTGTTCATCTTTGGGCCCAATGGCTTCCAGCTTCCGGTTGTTGTGCAGAAGGTTGCGGCAGGTGTCTATCGCGGCCGCATCGGGATTGGCGATCGCACCGGCTTATTCCGCGTGCGCCCTGCGGAAACTACCCGGCTCTTCCCGGAGGTTGGCTATTACCGCCAAGAGACCGAGATGGTGGAGTATGGCAACAACCCAGCGTTGCTGCAGCAGATTGCCAGCTTCAGCAACGGGCGGGTGGACCCCAAGGCGAGCGATGTTTTCCGGAGTGGTGGGCGGCAGATTGAAACCGCGCTCGCCCTTTGGCCCTTACTGTTGGGATTGGCGATTCTGCTGAATCTGATCGAGCTATTCCTTCGCAAGGGTGCGAAAGAATACTTCCGCCGTGGCGAGCTTAGCCCAGCCGAAGCTTCGTAACCGTTTCGATGTGAAAGGTCTGCGGGAACAGATCGATCAGGGTCAGCCCTTCGATCTTGTAGCCGGCTGCGATTAAGATGCCGAGGTCGCGGACGAGCGTCGAGGGATCGCAGGAAACCAAGCGGATTTCGGGGGCCTTTACGCGGGCCAGTTGTTCGGTGGAGATCTTGCCGCAGCCGGAACGGGGCGGGTCTGCAATGATGACTTCCGGCGTTTCCTGCAGGTCAGTCAAATAGGCATCGACATTCGCTTGGACGATGCGGACGTTGTCGATCTTGTAGGTCTTTGAATTCGCCTCGAGATCGTACATCGCCACCTTGCCGCTTTCGACCGCAGTGACGCGCTCAAAGCTTTTGGAGAGGGGGATGCTGAAGAGGCCGACTCCGGCGTAGAGATCGAGGACATGTGCGCCGCTCAGGCCTTCGATGGCGAGATTGGTGAGCGCATCGACGAGGAAGCGGTTGACCTGGAAGAAGCTGCGATAGCTGACCTTCCAGTCATAGCCCACGGCCGGATAGCTGATCGCGCCGGACTTGACTCCTTCTACTTCGTGACCGAGCCAGTCGAAGAAATGCTTCGCGATCGGGGCGTTGGTCTCGGTGACGTTGAACTGCACGTCCGTCTCGTTGGTGAAGATCTCGAGCGATTTCAGGAACTTGGGGAAGCGATGGTCTTTGGCCATCTTCAGTAGCACGCCGAGGATTTCGTTGATCTTCGGCGACGACACGGGGCACTGCGTAATCGGCACCAGCTTGTGGCTGGACTCTTCGCGGAAGCCAACCATGCCGTCGTGGAAATGGAATTGGGTTCGATTGCGATAGCCGAAGGGTTCGGCGCTGACCGTTTGGATTTCGACATCGAGATCGAGCTTGGCGCGCTGGAAGAGTTCGCGCAGGATCTCGCGCTTCCAGTGGAGTTGCAGCTCATAGGGCAGTTGCTGGTAGTCGCAACCGCCGCAGCGCTCAAAGTGGGGACAAGGCGCCGGGACGCGATCGGGCGAGGGCGTCACGACGCGAGTGACAGCGGCCTGCACCATGTTCGATTTCGTCTTCATGGCCACGGCTTCCACGGTGTCGCCAGGGGCAACCTTGGGCAGCATATAGACGCGGCCCTCGTGACGGGCAAGACCATTGCCGCCGTAAACAAGCTTTTCGACGTTCAGGGTCTCGGTGGAAATATCAGTGAGAGAATTGGAATTCGACATGAAAAAGAGAGTCTTCTCCGGTGTGCAGCCGACAGGAAATCTGCACATCGGCAACTATTTGGGCGCGTTAAAAAATTGGACGAAGGTGCAGTATGACTACGAGAGCATCTTCTGCATCGTCGACCTACACGCGATTACAGTCTACCAGTCGCCGGAGGAGCTGAAAGCGAAGATCCTCGAGATTGCCGCCTTGTTCCTGGCCGCGGGCATCGATCCGGCCCATTCGACAGTGATGGTGCAGTCGTCCGTGGCGGGGCATGCCGAGTTGTCGTGGTTGTTGACTTGCGTCACCCCGGTGGGTTGGCTGGAGCGCATGACGCAGTACAAAGCGAAGTCGGCGCTGCAGGAGACGATTGGCTCCGGGCTGATGCAATATCCGGTGTTGATGGCTGCCGACATTCTGCTGTATCAGGCTGGGGTTGTGCCGGTGGGGGACGATCAGAGCCAGCATCTCGAGCTGACGCGGGACATTGCG is part of the Bryobacter aggregatus MPL3 genome and encodes:
- a CDS encoding class I SAM-dependent RNA methyltransferase, coding for MSNSNSLTDISTETLNVEKLVYGGNGLARHEGRVYMLPKVAPGDTVEAVAMKTKSNMVQAAVTRVVTPSPDRVPAPCPHFERCGGCDYQQLPYELQLHWKREILRELFQRAKLDLDVEIQTVSAEPFGYRNRTQFHFHDGMVGFREESSHKLVPITQCPVSSPKINEILGVLLKMAKDHRFPKFLKSLEIFTNETDVQFNVTETNAPIAKHFFDWLGHEVEGVKSGAISYPAVGYDWKVSYRSFFQVNRFLVDALTNLAIEGLSGAHVLDLYAGVGLFSIPLSKSFERVTAVESGKVAMYDLEANSKTYKIDNVRIVQANVDAYLTDLQETPEVIIADPPRSGCGKISTEQLARVKAPEIRLVSCDPSTLVRDLGILIAAGYKIEGLTLIDLFPQTFHIETVTKLRLG